The following are encoded together in the Roseobacter denitrificans OCh 114 genome:
- a CDS encoding serine hydrolase domain-containing protein, whose translation MRRFGKWLGRVLLAALCAALVIGLWKGEEIKRLMAVNSLFEPDLIVRNFSNMDAAFLHTPVGEAQTPPSALPDGPKMTLPDGTAAWLAARKVTSLVVLSNGQLVHESYHLGTKAEDRRISWSLAKSYISALTGIVLAQGSIASLDDPVTRYAPRLKGGAYDGATVRNVLNMATGVTFDEDYTDYDSDINRMGRVLALGGLMDDFAAGLTQTFARPGSEWQYVSIDTHVLGMVIRAATGRSVVDLMGAHIITPLGLESTPYYLTDGAGVAFALGGLNMTTRDYARFGQMMAQHGAWNGRQIVPKNWVIDSTTASAPTGPDEYGYGYQWWMPRDARPREYMGRGIYGQYLYINEEQGVVVALTAADAAFRDADVQQQNIALFREIADRVQGDANGKR comes from the coding sequence AAATCAAGCGCCTGATGGCAGTCAACAGCCTGTTTGAGCCAGACCTTATCGTCCGGAATTTCAGCAATATGGATGCAGCATTCCTGCACACCCCCGTTGGAGAAGCCCAGACGCCGCCCTCTGCCCTGCCGGATGGTCCGAAAATGACCCTGCCCGATGGCACAGCGGCATGGCTCGCCGCGCGCAAGGTCACATCTCTGGTGGTGCTGAGCAATGGGCAGCTGGTCCATGAAAGCTATCATCTCGGCACCAAAGCCGAAGACAGGCGCATCAGTTGGTCGCTGGCCAAAAGCTATATCTCTGCCCTGACCGGCATCGTTTTGGCGCAAGGGTCCATCGCATCGCTTGATGATCCGGTGACGCGCTATGCACCGCGCCTGAAGGGCGGCGCCTATGACGGTGCCACGGTGCGCAATGTGCTGAATATGGCCACTGGCGTGACCTTTGACGAAGACTATACCGACTACGATTCCGACATAAACCGCATGGGGCGCGTGCTGGCGTTGGGCGGGCTGATGGATGATTTTGCCGCCGGACTTACGCAAACCTTCGCGCGCCCCGGCAGTGAATGGCAATATGTGTCGATTGACACCCATGTGCTGGGCATGGTGATCCGTGCTGCGACGGGGCGGTCCGTGGTCGACTTGATGGGGGCGCATATCATCACGCCGCTGGGTCTGGAAAGCACGCCCTACTATCTGACGGATGGCGCGGGTGTGGCATTTGCCTTGGGCGGGTTGAACATGACCACGCGCGATTATGCGCGCTTTGGTCAGATGATGGCGCAACACGGGGCATGGAACGGACGCCAGATCGTCCCGAAAAACTGGGTCATCGACTCCACCACTGCCTCGGCGCCAACCGGTCCGGATGAATACGGCTATGGCTATCAATGGTGGATGCCGCGTGACGCAAGACCGCGTGAATACATGGGACGTGGCATTTATGGCCAATACCTCTACATCAACGAGGAACAAGGGGTAGTTGTTGCGCTGACAGCAGCGGATGCCGCGTTTCGCGATGCGGACGTGCAGCAACAGAACATCGCGCTGTTTCGTGAGATAGCCGATCGTGTGCAAGGAGATGCAAATGGAAAAAGATGA